A single Elusimicrobiales bacterium DNA region contains:
- the ligA gene encoding NAD-dependent DNA ligase LigA, with protein sequence MNPENRIEQLRREIRRHDALYYVNDAPEISDNEYDALMRELRGLEAANPHLLTPDSPTRRVGGQPSREFAAVKHNPPMLSLDNTYSEGEIRTWHERVKKGLDGTSPALVVEAKIDGLSCALVYRNGLLETAATRGDGETGEDVTANVKTIRSVPLSLDNAPELAEIRGEVFMDKADFAALNQRQAIAGAPPFANPRNAAAGSLRQKDPQITAGRGLRFFAHSHGRISGMPEPKSHWEFLARCGQWGIAVSKLRKHCVSIDEAVEFYNDCAAKRAALEYDIDGLVVKVDELQWQRLLGFTSKSPRWAVAFKYPAQQAVTALKKVVFSVGRTGVVTPVAELEPVACAGVVISSATLHNFDEIARLGIKEGDKVVIERAGEVIPKIVRAMADERTGTERAIVPPKDCPSCSAPLYRSEGEAALRCINPACPAQIRERILHFASRNAMDIEGLGDAAVDQLLARGMAKTPADIYSLKKEDFLILELFADKRAANLAAAIEKSKARELSRLVFAIGIAHVGEKTALVLAARFKTMSALAAAPLEELEKIQEVGPVVAQSVHGFFSSGHGRELVAQLEKAGLNFTEPEQQAPSGALPLAGKTFVFTGELKSMTRAEAKHNVRALGGKDIASVSAKTSFVVAGEDAGSKLKKAQSLGVKIISESEFMDLLK encoded by the coding sequence ACCGGATTGAACAGCTTCGCCGCGAAATCCGCCGCCACGACGCGCTTTACTACGTAAACGACGCGCCGGAAATTTCCGACAATGAATACGACGCGCTTATGCGCGAGCTGCGCGGGCTTGAAGCCGCCAACCCGCATCTGCTGACGCCGGATTCTCCTACGCGGCGGGTGGGCGGGCAGCCCTCGCGCGAGTTCGCGGCGGTAAAACACAACCCGCCCATGCTTTCGCTGGACAACACCTATTCCGAAGGCGAGATACGGACATGGCACGAGCGCGTTAAAAAAGGTCTGGACGGCACTTCCCCCGCGCTGGTGGTGGAGGCGAAAATAGACGGCCTCTCCTGCGCGCTGGTTTACAGAAACGGCCTGCTGGAAACCGCCGCCACCCGCGGCGACGGCGAAACCGGCGAGGATGTAACCGCCAACGTCAAAACCATACGCTCCGTCCCCCTTTCCCTGGACAATGCGCCGGAGCTGGCGGAAATACGCGGCGAGGTGTTCATGGACAAGGCGGATTTCGCCGCGCTTAACCAGAGGCAGGCAATCGCGGGCGCGCCGCCTTTCGCCAATCCGCGCAACGCGGCGGCAGGCTCGCTGCGCCAGAAGGACCCGCAAATCACGGCGGGGCGGGGGCTGCGGTTTTTCGCGCATTCCCATGGCCGGATAAGCGGAATGCCGGAGCCTAAATCCCACTGGGAATTCCTGGCGCGCTGCGGGCAGTGGGGAATTGCCGTCTCAAAACTGCGGAAACACTGCGTCTCCATAGACGAGGCGGTGGAATTTTATAACGATTGCGCCGCAAAACGCGCCGCGCTGGAATACGACATAGACGGCCTGGTGGTAAAGGTGGACGAGCTGCAATGGCAGCGGCTGCTTGGTTTCACCTCCAAAAGCCCACGCTGGGCCGTCGCCTTCAAATACCCGGCGCAGCAGGCGGTTACTGCGCTGAAAAAAGTCGTTTTCTCCGTGGGCAGGACAGGCGTGGTAACCCCCGTGGCGGAGCTGGAGCCGGTCGCCTGCGCCGGAGTGGTCATTTCCAGCGCGACGCTGCACAATTTTGACGAAATCGCCCGGCTGGGAATCAAAGAAGGCGACAAGGTGGTCATAGAGCGCGCCGGCGAGGTTATTCCCAAAATAGTCCGCGCCATGGCGGACGAGCGCACCGGCACGGAGCGCGCTATTGTCCCGCCGAAAGACTGTCCCTCCTGCTCCGCGCCGCTTTACCGCAGCGAGGGCGAGGCCGCGCTGCGCTGCATAAACCCCGCCTGCCCCGCGCAAATCCGCGAGCGCATTCTGCATTTCGCCTCCCGCAACGCGATGGATATAGAAGGCCTTGGCGACGCGGCGGTGGACCAGCTGCTCGCGCGCGGCATGGCCAAAACTCCGGCGGATATTTATTCGCTGAAAAAAGAGGATTTTCTGATACTGGAGCTGTTCGCGGACAAGCGGGCCGCCAACCTCGCCGCCGCCATAGAGAAAAGCAAGGCGCGGGAATTGTCCCGTCTTGTTTTCGCGATCGGGATAGCGCATGTGGGAGAGAAGACCGCGCTTGTGCTGGCGGCGCGCTTTAAAACCATGTCCGCGCTGGCGGCGGCCCCGCTTGAGGAGCTTGAAAAAATACAGGAAGTCGGGCCGGTGGTGGCGCAATCCGTCCACGGTTTTTTTTCCAGCGGGCACGGGCGGGAACTTGTGGCGCAGCTGGAAAAGGCGGGGCTTAATTTCACCGAGCCGGAACAGCAGGCGCCTTCGGGCGCGCTGCCGCTTGCGGGAAAGACATTCGTCTTCACCGGCGAGCTTAAATCCATGACGCGCGCCGAGGCAAAACATAACGTGCGCGCGCTGGGCGGCAAGGATATAGCCTCGGTCTCGGCTAAAACCTCCTTTGTCGTGGCGGGGGAGGATGCCGGCTCCAAACTTAAAAAGGCGCAGTCGCTGGGGGTTAAAATAATCAGCGAGAGCGAGTTTATGGATTTGTTGAAATGA